Proteins from one Algicella marina genomic window:
- a CDS encoding polyprenyl synthetase family protein — MDTETLHFHALLSQVATATEEALEALLPPASSPLTEAMRYATLSGGKRMRAFFVIETCNMFHVPPTQAVRAAAAVECLHAYSLIHDDLPAMDDDDLRRGKPTVHRKWDDATAILAGDALQTIAFEILAAPKTAPDPAVRLKLITRLAEAAGARGMVGGQMLDILAETRRTPLSLEEITDLQALKTGALISWSVEAGGILGKSNTDALAVYAEAVGLAFQIQDDILDVTGTAETTGKATGKDAEAGKATFVSLLGLDAARKKAQDLVSEACDALAPYGSAASGLRRAAQYIVAREN, encoded by the coding sequence CGCCGGCTTCCAGCCCGCTGACGGAAGCCATGCGCTATGCAACGCTGTCCGGCGGCAAGCGCATGCGCGCCTTTTTCGTGATCGAGACCTGCAACATGTTCCACGTACCGCCAACGCAGGCCGTTCGCGCGGCGGCGGCGGTGGAATGCCTGCACGCCTATTCGCTGATCCATGACGATCTGCCGGCGATGGATGATGACGACCTGCGCCGCGGCAAACCCACCGTGCACCGGAAATGGGACGATGCCACCGCCATCCTCGCCGGAGACGCGCTCCAGACCATCGCCTTCGAGATTCTCGCCGCACCCAAGACGGCCCCGGACCCGGCGGTCCGGCTGAAGCTGATCACCCGGCTGGCAGAAGCCGCCGGCGCGCGCGGCATGGTCGGCGGCCAGATGCTCGACATCCTGGCCGAGACCCGCCGCACGCCGCTCAGCCTTGAGGAGATCACCGACCTGCAGGCGCTCAAGACCGGGGCACTCATTTCCTGGTCGGTCGAGGCAGGCGGCATCCTCGGGAAATCCAACACGGATGCTCTGGCAGTCTATGCGGAGGCGGTGGGGCTGGCGTTCCAGATCCAGGATGACATTCTCGACGTAACCGGCACCGCCGAAACCACCGGCAAGGCCACCGGCAAGGATGCCGAGGCGGGCAAGGCGACCTTCGTATCCCTGCTGGGCCTCGACGCCGCCCGTAAAAAAGCGCAAGACCTTGTCAGCGAAGCCTGCGATGCACTGGCGCCCTACGGATCCGCCGCCTCCGGGCTGCGGCGTGCGGCGCAATATATCGTCGCCCGCGAAAACTGA